A region from the Malus domestica chromosome 07, GDT2T_hap1 genome encodes:
- the LOC103439585 gene encoding oleosin 1-like: MADTQGHQHYQQSLRFQGGQQGMQQQHQKSYQVAKAATAVTAGGSLLVLSGLVLAGTVIALTIATPLLVIFSPVLVPAVITLSLITMGFLTSGGFGVAAVTVLSWIYRYVTGRHPPDADQLDSARYKLAGKAREMRDRAEQYGQQQAS, encoded by the coding sequence ATGGCTGATACACAAGGCCACCAGCACTACCAGCAGTCCCTTCGTTTCCAAGGCGGCCAACAAGGCATGCAGCAGCAGCATCAGAAGTCCTACCAAGTCGCCAAGGCGGCCACAGCTGTGACCGCGGGTGGGTCCCTTTTGGTGCTCTCTGGGCTGGTCCTTGCCGGCACGGTCATAGCTTTGACCATAGCGACCCCCCTGCTTGTCATATTCAGTCCGGTTCTTGTCCCGGCCGTGATCACCCTGTCCCTCATAACAATGGGGTTCTTGACCTCCGGCGGGTTTGGTGTGGCGGCGGTGACGGTGTTGTCGTGGATCTACCGGTACGTGACCGGGAGGCACCCACCTGACGCGGACCAGCTAGACTCGGCTCGTTACAAGCTGGCTGGGAAGGCGAGGGAGATGAGGGACAGGGCTGAGCAGTACGGTCAACAGCAGGCTTCTTAA